In Neorhodopirellula lusitana, one genomic interval encodes:
- the ruvX gene encoding Holliday junction resolvase RuvX, producing the protein MNTPSSTDLFPSEGRIASVDYGSVRIGIAICDPDRILASPLCVHEVTQPDAGGYEVDEEYFRQIAKEERVSAWVVGLPIHCDGGESDKSVQARKFASWLMRVTELPTRLFDERFTTVAANQRIRQSKTTRKKTKKRIDAIAAQVLLESFMEACHYRDEIAGVAADEPAKESTNESLTD; encoded by the coding sequence ATGAATACACCGTCATCGACTGATCTTTTCCCCTCCGAAGGACGTATTGCCTCGGTGGACTATGGGAGCGTTCGTATCGGGATCGCGATTTGTGATCCCGATCGAATTTTGGCCAGTCCATTGTGTGTTCATGAAGTGACCCAGCCGGATGCTGGGGGTTACGAAGTGGACGAGGAGTACTTTCGGCAAATTGCCAAGGAAGAGCGGGTGTCCGCTTGGGTGGTGGGTTTGCCCATTCACTGTGATGGCGGTGAGAGCGACAAGAGTGTCCAGGCCAGGAAGTTTGCCAGCTGGCTGATGCGGGTGACTGAGTTACCGACAAGGTTGTTTGATGAACGGTTCACCACCGTCGCGGCAAATCAACGCATTCGACAGAGCAAAACCACTCGTAAGAAGACTAAGAAGCGGATCGACGCGATCGCGGCACAGGTCTTGTTGGAGTCGTTTATGGAGGCTTGTCATTATCGGGACGAGATCGCTGGCGTAGCGGCTGACGAGCCCGCCAAGGAATCAACGAACGAGTCATTAACGGATTAA
- a CDS encoding vWA domain-containing protein: MRFTNSVASCLIAALWVTPSLITVTQADEITIKIETKESTSPDEAKSSPFSGQRATVDVAILLDTSSSMDGLINQARSQLWNIVQEFMKAKKAGKTPLLRVAVMEYGNSGLPATEDYIRQVVPMTDDLDKVSEGLFALSTNGGDEYCGSVIKESLKRLDWSTEPGGYKAIFIAGNEPFDQGSVDYKAACKNAIQQGVVVNTIHCGNRNAGVRGHWKEGADLAEGKFMNIDQDERVVHIKAPQDKIIIELNAQLNKTYLWYGKAEKRQAYQMNQARQDSNAGGSGGLSSRAKIKSSSIYRNVGRDLVDTFEESQDAVKDLDESKLPESLKSLSPEQRVAEIQRLSKLRTEIKSKLAEASKQRDAFVQAEQKKLAESSGETFGDAFSAAVSEQLQQAGFQQSQ, translated from the coding sequence ATGCGTTTCACCAATTCAGTGGCATCGTGCCTCATTGCCGCACTGTGGGTTACCCCCTCGCTCATCACCGTCACCCAGGCGGATGAAATCACGATCAAAATTGAGACCAAGGAATCAACATCACCCGACGAAGCAAAATCGTCACCGTTTAGCGGTCAGCGTGCGACCGTGGACGTCGCCATTTTGCTGGACACATCCAGTTCGATGGACGGACTAATCAATCAGGCTCGCAGCCAACTATGGAACATCGTGCAAGAGTTCATGAAGGCCAAGAAGGCGGGCAAGACGCCACTGCTGAGAGTCGCCGTGATGGAGTATGGCAACAGCGGTCTACCCGCGACGGAGGACTACATTCGGCAAGTCGTTCCCATGACCGATGATCTCGACAAGGTTTCCGAGGGACTCTTCGCACTAAGCACCAACGGCGGCGACGAGTACTGTGGGTCCGTCATCAAAGAATCGCTCAAAAGACTCGATTGGAGTACAGAACCTGGTGGCTACAAGGCAATCTTTATCGCCGGCAACGAGCCTTTTGATCAGGGATCCGTCGACTACAAGGCCGCCTGCAAAAACGCGATCCAGCAGGGCGTCGTCGTCAACACAATTCACTGCGGTAATCGAAATGCGGGCGTCCGAGGACACTGGAAAGAAGGCGCCGATCTTGCCGAAGGAAAGTTCATGAACATCGACCAGGACGAACGCGTCGTCCACATCAAAGCGCCGCAGGATAAAATCATTATTGAACTGAATGCCCAGTTGAATAAAACTTATTTGTGGTACGGCAAGGCTGAAAAACGGCAGGCCTACCAAATGAACCAGGCGAGGCAAGATTCCAACGCCGGCGGGTCGGGTGGTCTGAGTAGCCGAGCCAAAATCAAATCCAGTTCGATCTACCGAAACGTAGGACGTGATCTTGTCGACACTTTTGAAGAAAGCCAAGACGCGGTCAAGGATCTCGACGAGTCCAAGTTGCCCGAGTCGCTAAAAAGTCTTTCACCGGAACAACGTGTGGCCGAGATCCAGCGATTATCAAAGCTTCGCACCGAAATCAAGTCAAAGCTCGCCGAGGCCAGCAAGCAGCGAGACGCCTTCGTGCAAGCCGAACAGAAGAAGCTGGCTGAAAGTTCAGGCGAAACCTTCGGCGATGCCTTCTCCGCCGCAGTGAGC